A stretch of the Rhodothermales bacterium genome encodes the following:
- a CDS encoding 1-acyl-sn-glycerol-3-phosphate acyltransferase has product MRHSLQRQLSGVFASGCPVLDPAAVTAFVCNHSGRWDGFAVWAERFKVRKPGKHLSIVLEESHERYWIFRGAGAVPISPGSISSVRNVTRVLRDALRPGDTLALFPQGRIFPGDKLPLGFKSLTRVLSHIAGPVMVIPTALATEMLHLKKPAVFMSFGSPVPFASLGHHVHDVEALVTGQVVSLRSRLNALGENAPIQFENE; this is encoded by the coding sequence GTGCGCCATTCCCTACAACGGCAATTGTCCGGCGTGTTCGCGTCCGGTTGCCCCGTTCTGGATCCGGCTGCCGTGACGGCGTTCGTATGCAATCACTCCGGACGATGGGATGGCTTCGCCGTCTGGGCGGAACGTTTCAAGGTTCGCAAGCCGGGAAAACACCTGAGTATTGTCCTGGAAGAAAGCCACGAACGGTACTGGATTTTCCGGGGTGCCGGGGCGGTACCGATTTCTCCCGGGTCGATTTCGAGTGTGCGGAACGTGACACGGGTGCTCCGGGATGCACTCCGCCCGGGAGATACGCTGGCCCTGTTTCCACAGGGCCGAATCTTTCCCGGGGACAAACTTCCGCTCGGGTTCAAGAGCCTGACCCGCGTCCTGTCCCATATCGCAGGCCCGGTCATGGTCATTCCGACCGCGCTCGCAACGGAAATGCTGCATCTGAAGAAACCGGCGGTGTTCATGTCGTTCGGGTCGCCGGTACCCTTTGCCTCCCTGGGGCATCACGTCCATGACGTGGAGGCCCTGGTAACCGGACAAGTCGTGTCCCTTCGTTCGCGACTGAATGCACTGGGTGAAAATGCCCCCATTCAATTTGAAAATGAGTAA